Genomic window (Vibrio gallicus):
CAGCTCTACTCAGGCCACGAAAATCAAGACCAAACCCTATGGGGCGTGAGCGCCTCTGTGCCCTTCTTCGGTGATACCTTCACACGCAATAAGTACTCTGATGTTAAGCCTAGTTCACAAACACAGGTTGAAACTGAGCTCGCCAGAGGCGATGCCAGCAGCCTAACCCAGCTTATCGGTAAACTAGAGCAAGAAGGGTTCGTGAACATCCGTGTTGGTGTGAACCTAGATACCTTAGTTATTGCACTAGAAAGCAAACGCTATCAGCACAACACCATGGATGGCGCGGGTGTGGCCCTAGGTATCGTCTCTGCAAACTCAGGTGAAGGTTTATTTGCTGACTTACCTCGTGGTTCAAACAGCTCCCAAAAAGTAGAGTTAGTGCTTCTTCAGAATAAAGTCCCGATGCTATCAATCAATACTGAGTTGAATTGCTATCGCGACTTCCTGAAAACTGGTGCGGAATGTGAGCAGATACAGTTCTCTAATCAAGACTTAACTGCAAAATTGGATCAGACGCAATGGCGTTATGAAACCGCCAACGACGGCTTTGGTTACACTGAGATTATCTTCTCACCAGTGATGAACTATGCCGTCGCCACCGAATACGGCTTCTTTGACTACTCCATTGGGTTAGGGACCAACGTTTACACGCCACTATGGAAAGGCGCTGCTGTTGATGTGCGTCATATCTTACCTATCGCCAACAGTGATGATTATGATGACGGTTTTTGGGAGCCTAAGGCTTTGGAAAATGAGATTGATCGCGCTTTACTGCATCAAGCATTTCGACTGCCAGCCAACACTATGACGCTATTTAGCGCAGGTCTAATCAAGAGTGATTACTATGGCGGTCAAAATGAAACCCAGTGGTACAGCACCAGCGGTATGCACAATCTAGGTTTTGAGGCGGGCTATTTTACCGCGAAAGACAGCATTGACCTTGTAGATCGAACCCCTCTTCTTGCTCATTATCGACTCTCCGTTGCGCAGTGGAATTGGCAAATGCAGGTGCAAGGGGGGGAGTTTTGGGGTGGTGACCAAGGGGTGAAAGCCACTTCTAGTCATTGGCTTGGCGACACACGCTTAGACGCTTCTTATTTAAACAGTGAAAGCGAACAATTTGTCACCTTGAATCTATCGATTCCTCTTACCTTCTGGCGCGGTATGAAACCTGACTACCTTACCGTGCGCGGTGTTAGTGAGTGGAACTTTAGCGTACAAACTCGAGTTGGCGAGAGCCATAACCAGCTAAACACTGGACTAGGTAAAACAGCGAATAATTACCACAACCTCGACAGGCAGTACTTTAACAGAGCGAGGCTCAACCCAAATTACTTTGAAAGCAACCCAATCCGTCTACGAAACGCGTATCTGCGTTACTTAGATGAGGTTATTTATTAATGAGAACCAGTTATTTAAACAGTTTTGCATTTTATCATTATAACCATACCGTTGATGCTCTTTAGCCTTGGTTTTGTTCTACACCGTTGTAGATGTTTCCGGTTCCACACTTATTGGATGACTCACTCGTTTAAGATGGCGAAGATCGTGAGAAAGTGGAAGAAGCTGGAAGATGTGCCTATTGAAGAGCGTGTTTAAACCATTGCTTTGGTTCGGTGGTCCTTTGGGCTGCATAACGCAGTGTACGAACTAAGACACTGAGTTAGGTTTTGGACGGTGACGTTTGAGTTTTTGGTGATTAGCTATCGACTTAAGTGCATGACGTAATGATGAAAACCCTAGAAGGCTTATGGCTTTCTAGGGTTTTGTTGTTTTAATCTTATCGATTCCCCTTAGTTTAGGAAAAGTAAGAGCGTATAAGGATTGGGTGGAAGAACTTTAGTTCTGCCCCCCATTCTACGTTTATATCTTTGGTTTGCGCTTCTGAGCGCATAAATACGGTGTTTCTTAAGTTCCGGTATTTGACTAATTAGATGACGGGCTCTACAATTTGTTACTCAATAGGTAATAAATTGTAGAACATGAAGGCTCTATCTAAAAAAGAACAACTGCTTTCCGCTTTTGCGGCTTCCACCAAGGTAGGCGGAGGGGTGCTAACGCTCGCAGAAATTGCGTTTTACCTTAACACCCAAAATAATATCGCCTTGCGTAAGCTCCTTACTGACTGCGTCAAAAAGGGCATGGTGCGGAGGTTGGCCGCAGGCATATACGAAAGTACACTTACGCCTCCTGACCCTATGACTGCCATTTATAAAGTTGCTAACAAGATCAGGAGAGGCGTCTTAAACTATATAAGTTTAGAGAGCCAACTAAGCCATACAGGTGTGATTTCTCAAATTGTTATGGGCAGAGTGACCATGATGACTAAAGGACGTACAGGTACGTTTGAGACCCCTTATGGCATTATAGAGTTTACACATACCTCACGGCCAGTCGATAAGATCGCCTCCAATATCTACCTAGACCCTGAAATTATGATGTACCGAGCGAGCAACGAGCAAGCTATCTCAGATCTTCGTGCAACCAAACGTAATTTACATATGTTGGAGAACTAATGTTAAAAGAAGCCATTCAACGGGTAGTTGAAGCAAATCCTGCGTATGCTGAAGTTACGTCTGTTATTGAAAAGGAAATTCTGCACCATGACATCATGGATGTCTTAGTTAGAGAAGGTGCAATGCAAACTCTGACGTTCATTGGCGGAACATCGTTGAGACTCTGCTATAACAGCTCACGGCTATCAGAAGACTTGAATTTCAATGGTGGCCATGATTTTAAACCATCAAATTTCGATGGATTGGAGCAAGAGATCCAGAAGTACATTGAAAATAAATACGAAACTGATGTTCTTGTAAGTAAGCCTACTGGGGAATCTCAAGGGAATACATCGTCATGGAAAATCAGCATTGAGAAGGAATCAGGTCGGCCAGATTTGCCACGTCAGAAGATGCACATTGATGTGTGTGCGATTCCGTCATTCGATGCGACGAACCGCCCGCTAATCAATCACTACAGTATCGTTTCCCCAATAGAAGGTTTAATAATTCCTGTTCAATCACTAGAGGAGACCTTTGCGGATAAGTTTATCGCTTTGGCCTATCGTACTAGGCGCATAAAACCACGCGATGTCTGGGACTTAGTTTGGATCAAGCAGCAGGGGACTAAGATCTCCCACGAACTGATCGCAAAGAAATTGGAAGCCCGTAACAAGCCGAATACAGACTTTGAGCAACAGTTAGTTGCTCAAGTAGAAAAGCTCCTCACCGAAGTGGAAGTGAAAGAAGATTTCCATATGGAGATGTCTCGATTTGTACCCAACACCATTAAAGAGCGCACTCTGGATAACCCTGATTATTGGCTGTATGTCCAATCTGAGATTAAGGCATTGTCTCAGCAGGTGCTAAACAGACCTAGCGCGAACCCTTTTGATATGAGTATTTGATTTGTAGCTAAACAAAATGTTACCTAATAGGTAATGTTTTGTTTAGTTATTCGGTGGGGTATGATTTGAGTATCGCAATCGTCTTACGGATGCCACCACTTGTCCGATAAAACCGTCACTCTCGCAAAGGCGGGAATCTAGCCACGTGCAGTTGGTGGTGTGATGACTGCAGTCGACCAGATTTTGGCTCAAAAGACTA
Coding sequences:
- a CDS encoding YjbH domain-containing protein, producing the protein MYKIISPRAYVCTILFYSGTSFANVDVLPSQQGFSGLIFTPNAQVLNTGTGSFSFSQGAPFRGSIEAIDNWYFSTGVFPSIEVGGRISESSGEYTSNCYTEGCDLRDLSASAKFQVPFVDDWLGFNLAFGAQDIGGALSYFDAYFVVVDTEIDAFNLRLSGGYGHSDLSLGVLDGAFAGAEWQPFDFVQLAGEYDAQEFNAAVRLMTPRDMLPYGAQLAAQYQLYSGHENQDQTLWGVSASVPFFGDTFTRNKYSDVKPSSQTQVETELARGDASSLTQLIGKLEQEGFVNIRVGVNLDTLVIALESKRYQHNTMDGAGVALGIVSANSGEGLFADLPRGSNSSQKVELVLLQNKVPMLSINTELNCYRDFLKTGAECEQIQFSNQDLTAKLDQTQWRYETANDGFGYTEIIFSPVMNYAVATEYGFFDYSIGLGTNVYTPLWKGAAVDVRHILPIANSDDYDDGFWEPKALENEIDRALLHQAFRLPANTMTLFSAGLIKSDYYGGQNETQWYSTSGMHNLGFEAGYFTAKDSIDLVDRTPLLAHYRLSVAQWNWQMQVQGGEFWGGDQGVKATSSHWLGDTRLDASYLNSESEQFVTLNLSIPLTFWRGMKPDYLTVRGVSEWNFSVQTRVGESHNQLNTGLGKTANNYHNLDRQYFNRARLNPNYFESNPIRLRNAYLRYLDEVIY
- a CDS encoding nucleotidyl transferase AbiEii/AbiGii toxin family protein; the encoded protein is MLKEAIQRVVEANPAYAEVTSVIEKEILHHDIMDVLVREGAMQTLTFIGGTSLRLCYNSSRLSEDLNFNGGHDFKPSNFDGLEQEIQKYIENKYETDVLVSKPTGESQGNTSSWKISIEKESGRPDLPRQKMHIDVCAIPSFDATNRPLINHYSIVSPIEGLIIPVQSLEETFADKFIALAYRTRRIKPRDVWDLVWIKQQGTKISHELIAKKLEARNKPNTDFEQQLVAQVEKLLTEVEVKEDFHMEMSRFVPNTIKERTLDNPDYWLYVQSEIKALSQQVLNRPSANPFDMSI
- the abiEi gene encoding type IV toxin-antitoxin system AbiEi family antitoxin, with protein sequence MKALSKKEQLLSAFAASTKVGGGVLTLAEIAFYLNTQNNIALRKLLTDCVKKGMVRRLAAGIYESTLTPPDPMTAIYKVANKIRRGVLNYISLESQLSHTGVISQIVMGRVTMMTKGRTGTFETPYGIIEFTHTSRPVDKIASNIYLDPEIMMYRASNEQAISDLRATKRNLHMLEN